The nucleotide sequence GAGATCGAGGCGTACAGCCCGGCGGCCGCAGTGATCAGGGCCAGGATCGCCCAGCCGAGATCGCCTGCAGGGCGGGGGGAGGTTGGCTTGGAGCCGCGCGCGGCGGCGTGAGCGCGGCCCGGCTCGTCAGTGGGGGAGTCCAGAGTGTCTCGAGTGTTCACTCTCCCGATCCTACGGGCGCGCCGATAGGTGGTGAGGGTCGCGGCGATGGGTGGTGAGGGTCGCGGCGATCACCCCGGGCCCGGACGTGATGTGCCTCATTCCGGGGGAGCGCTGTGTCAGAATGAGAGCGGTCCTCCTTCGGCCGCACCCGTGGGAGGGTCCGTCGACGGCTCCGACCCGGTCGGCGCGGCCGCAGCTCTCGGAAGGATCGAGCGCGTCCGCCGCCCGGACAAGATCGGCCGTGAGCAGGGTCCTACAGGGCCCGCCCCGGCGACTCGGATCCGTGACGGCCTGCGCGCCCGGCGATCAGCGCCCCCGCGCAGCGCACACACACGACTTCTTGCAGCAGCCGCGCGACCCCTCGGGGCCACGCACGGCGCTCACGACCGGGGGACCGCCGGGTGCGGACGGCTGGTACCCGCAGGAGCACAGCACACATGGCATCAGAGCAGGCACAGCCCGGGTCGGACTCTTCGCCGGAGGACTCGAACGTCCCGGCGGAGAGCCCCTCCACCGCACCCGACGCGCAGTCGTCGCAGACCGAGATCGACGTCACGGGAACGGCTCAGGAGGCCCCGACGGCAGCCGAGACGGCGTCGGCCGAGACCGCTCCGTCGACGACGGCCGAGTCCGAGCAGGACGGGGTCGAGCAGGTCGAAGCGGGGACCGAGACGAGCCAGAGCGAGCAGGCGAAGCCGGCGCAGGACGAGGAGTCCCAGCAGGAGGGCGAGCGCGTCGAGACCGAGGGCCAGGCCGCCGAGCAGGCAAATCCGGCGCAGACCGCCTTCGAGGCGCTCGAGTCCGCAGAGCACACGCAGGAGCAGGCCAGCACCACGATCCTGCGCACCGCGCCGCTGGGCGGCAGCGAGCAGGCCCAGGAGGCGCAGAGCCAGCAGCAGCCGGCCCAGCAGGAGCCGCCGCAGCAGGGCAAGGACGAGGAGGCCAAGGACGAGCAGCCGACGGCGGATCCGTTCGCCGCGTTCGGCGCGGCGTCGGCCACGTCGCTGCTCTTCCACGCCCCGGCCCCGGAGGACGTCGCCGCGGCACGGGAGCGCGCCGAGCGCGAGCGCGAGGAGGCTCGTCTGCGCGAGGTGCAGGAGGAGGAGCAGGCCGAGGAGGCCGAGTACGAGGACCCGGAGCCCGGTGCTGGGGTCACGAGCCGACGTCGGCGCAGGCGCCGTCGCGGCTCGGAGGATCTGGAGCTGATCGGCGGGGACGACGGCGACCCGGAGCAGACCATCACGCGCATCCGCACCGCGCGCGTGGTCGACGGCTCCGCGCCCACCACTGTGCAGTCGGTCAAGGGTTCCACGCGCCTGGAGGCCAAGAAGCAGCGTCGTCGCGAGTCGCGTCAGACCGGGCGCCGCCGCCAGGTGATCACCGAGGCGGAGTTCCTGGCTCGTCGGGAATCGGTCGAGCGGACCATGGTGGTGCGGCAGAAGAACGACCGCATCCAGATCGGCGTGCTCGAGGACGGGATCCTCGCGGAGCACTTCGTCTCGCACACCCAGCAGGACTCGCTGATCGGCAGCGTCTACCTGGGCAAGGTCCAGAACGTGCTGCCGTCCATGGAGGCCGCCTTCGTGGACATCGGCCGCGGCCGCAACGCCGTCCTCTACGCCGGCGAGGTCGACTGGGACAAGGCGAGCCTCAACGGTGCGGCCAAGCGCATCGAGAATGCGCTGAAGCCCGGAGACCCGGTGCTGGTGCAGGCCACCAAGGACCCGGTGGGGCACAAGGGCGCGCGCCTGACCAGCCAGATCTCCCTGCCGGGGCGCTACCTCGTGTTCGTGCCCGGCGGCTCGATGACCGGCATCTCCCGCAAGCTGCCCGACGTCGAGCGCCAGCGGCTGAAGAAGATCCTCAAGGACCACCTCCCGGAGGGTGCGGGCGTCATCGTGCGCACCGCCGCCGAGGGGGCTTCGGAGGAGGAGCTGACCAACGACATCAACCGCCTGCGCACCCAGTGGGAGCAGATCCAGGAGAAGGCGGCCCAGGGCAAGACGCTTGCACCGGAGCTGCTGTACGCCGAGCCGGATCTGACCATCAAGACCGTGCGCGACGTCTTCAACGAGGACTTCACCGCCATGCACGTCCAGGGCCAGGAGGCCTGGGACGGCATCGAGGCCTACGTGACCTACGTGGCTCCTGACCTGCTGGACCGCGTCCACCGCTGGGACGGGGACGAGGATCTCTTCGCCCACTACCGGGTGGACGATCAGATCTTCAAGGCACTGGAGCGCAAGGTCATGCTGCCCTCGGGCGGCTCCCTGGTGATCGACCGCACCGAGGCCATGACCGTCGTCGACGTCAACACGGGCAAGTTCACCGGCTCCGGCGGCAATCTCGAGGAGACCGTCACCAAGAACAACCTCGAGGCGGCCGAGGAGATCGTGCGGCAGCTGCGCCTGCGCGATATCGGCGGCATCGTGGTCATCGACTTCATCGACATGGTGCTCGAGGCCAACCGCGACCTCGTGCTGCGGCGCCTGGTCGAGTGCCTGGGTCGCGACCGCACCAAGCACCAGGTCGCCGAGGTCACCTCGCTGGGGCTCGTGCAGATGACCCGCAAGCGCATGGGCACCGGCCTGCTCGAGGTCTTCTCGGAGGACTGCGAGGCCTGCGACGGCCGCGGCGTGGTCGTCCACGATCACCCGCTCAAGGGCCGCAGCTCGGGCTCCTCGGACAACCGGCAGGGTCGCAACGACCGCAAGCGCAGCCGTCGTCTCCCGGGCGCTCAGGACGAGCAGGGTCCGCGCGCCGAGGATCCGGAGCAGGCCAAGCGCGCACAGGCCACCCGAAGCGCCCTGGCCGCGATCGCCTCGGCCAGCGGCCACGACACCGACTCCTCCGCCTCGGCAGGAGAGCGGACGGAGGCAGCCTCTGCGAGCGAGCCCGCCGGGGACCAGGAGTCCCAGGGCCAGCGCCCGCAGGAGTCCCAGGACTCCCGCGAGAGCGGCAAGCGTCGTCGCAAGCGCCGCGGCAAGCGCTCGCGCGGCCGCGGTCAGGACGGCCAGGCCCCGCAGGACCAGGACGATCAGGACCGCAGCGACCAGGCCCAGAGCGACCGGCAGGACTCCCCGCAGGCCGATCCGGCGCAGGGCCAGGACACCGGCGCCCAGGCAGAGCAGGGCCGCGGTGAGTCGGACGGCCGCTCCGGGCAGCGCCGGCAGCGCGGTGAGCGCTCCTCCGGCCGTGGCGGCCGCGGCCGGTCCGAGGCGCAGTCCGGGACCCGCTCCGAGGACGAGACCCGCTCCCTGATCGAGGCGCGCATCCGTGCGGCCTCCGGCGAGGCTCCCGAGGCGAGCGCCCCGCGCGAGGACGCGGCGGATCAGTCGGCCCCAGAGAAGGAAACCGACGGCGAGGCCACGCCGCGAGAGGCATCGGAGCCGAAGCGCCGGGACGCCGCTCAGGGCGCCCAGGGACGACGTGAGCGGCGATCGCGCACGGCGCGAGCCGAGTCGCAGGAGGCGGCCCAGGGTGCTTCCCAGGGCGAGCAGGCGGCAGCCGCTCAGCAGAAGCGTCGCAGCCGCACCGCGGCCGCTGCCCAGGCGGCGCCGGAGCCGGTCCAGGCCCCGGCCGCACCGACGGCCCCGGCCGCTCAGGGCACGGCGACGGTGCGCGATGCGGACGCGGAGCAGGCCGCCCCGGTGCGCCAGCGGGCGCGTCGCTCGCGTCGTGCGGCTGCTCCGGCGGGCACGCCCGAGGCCCCGCAGTCGGCTCCTGCGGCTCCGGCCGCCTCGGCGACCGTGACCGCAGGCAGCGCCTCGGTGGTCTCGACCTCCGAGGGAGCCTCGCAGGTGACGATCAACGGCGAGGTCATCGAGCTGCCGCAGGGCCAGAGCGCCGCCGAGGCGCTGGGCGCCGGGGGCTCGTCCGGCTCGCAGCTCGAGTCGCTGGCCAGCTCGCTGGGCGAGCGCGAGCCCGGTGCCGCCGGTCCGCGCCGTCGCCCGCGCCGCTCGCGCCGCGCCAGCGCCCCGGAGGCCGCACCCCAGGCGGGTCCGGCGCAGGATGGCGGGGACGCCTCGCAGGGTGAGCGCGGGCGCTCCTGAGCGCAGTCGGCGCCGGTGATCGGCCGGCGCCGATGGGACGACCCGATCGCATGACGGCCGTCTCCCCGAGAAGGGGAGGCGGCCGTCGTCGTCTTCGCCCGGGCAGCCGGATCATGCGTAGACTGAGCAGGCACGACACGGGGTGCCGCCCGAGCAGGCGGCTGAGAGCACACCCGTCGAACCTGAACTAGTTCGCACTAGCGGAGGGATTGTCGCCATGACGCACAGTCGCACCCTGAATCCATCGCACGACGCCTCCGGGCCGGTCTCGGCCCGGATGGCCCAGCTGCTCGAGCAGCTGCGCAGCACGCGCCCCCTGGTGCAGTGCCTGACCAACACGGTGGTCTCCAACTTCACCGCCAACGCCCTGCTGGCCCTCGGCGCCGCTCCGGCCATGACGGACATCCAGGGGGAGGCCGGGCCGTTCGCCGAGATCGCCGACGGCATGCTGATCAATCTGGGCACTCCCGATCCCGAGCAGCGCGGCGCCATGCGCGAGGCCGCTGCCGCCCGGCAGGCCGGAGGCCGACCCTGGGTGCTGGACCCGGTGGCGATCGGCTCGCTGCCGATCCGCACCGCCCTTGCCGCCGAGCTGCTGGAGTCCCGTCCCGCGGTGATCCGCGGCAACCCGTCGGAGGTCCTGGCTCTGACCGGAGGGGCCGGGGGCCGCGGCATCGACACGACGGATGCCCCGGAGGCCGCGGTGCAGGCCGCCCGGCAGCTCGTGTCGACCGGTTGCGCCGATGCCGTGGCCATCTCCGGGCCCGTCGATCTGATCGTCTCCGCATCGGGGACGCTGCGCGTGCCGCACGGTCACGAGCTGCTGACCCAGGTGGTGGGCGGAGGGTGCGCCCTGGGCTCCGTGATCGCGGCCTTCGCCGCCGTCGCGCAGGACCCCGCCGACGCCGCCGCGGCCGGGAGCCTGGTCTGGGGACTGGCGGCCGAGGACGCCGCCGATCGCTGCCAGGGCCCGGGGTCCTTCGCCGTGCATCTGCTCGACGCCCTGGCCGGGCTGCGCCCCGAGGACGTCGCCGAACGGTGCCGCGTCGAGGCGGAGGCGGCCGGGGCCCCGAGCGCCGCGGACGGTGCCGCCGCCGGGGCGGGCCAGGCAGAGGAGGCCGGGCGATGAGCCCCCGATTCGACCCCGCCGCACTGTCGCTCTACCACGTCACCGACCCCCAGCTCAGCCGGCCTCGCAGCGTCCCCGAGGTCGCGCGGCTGGCTGTCGAGGGCGGGACGAGCATGATCCAGGTCCGGGCCAAGGATGCCTCCGGACGCGAGCTGCTCGAGCTGCTCGAGGCCGTCGTGTCGGCCGTCGACGGCGCGGCCCCGGTGGTCGTGGACGATCGCGTGGAGTGCCACCTGGCCGCACGCGCCCGGGGGATCGCCTGCGACGGCGTCCACATCGGCCAGTCGGATCTGCCTGCGGAGGACGCCCGTCGGCTGTGCGGCCCGGAGGCGATCATCGGCCTCTCCGCCGCCTCGGAGGCCGAGATCGCCGCCGCAGCGGCGCTGCCCCCGGCAACGGTGGACTATCTGGGCATCGGCGCGGTGCGGGCCACCGCCACCAAGCCCAACGCCCCGCAGCCGCTGGGCATCGACGGCTTCGCCCGGGCCCG is from Kocuria palustris and encodes:
- a CDS encoding Rne/Rng family ribonuclease, whose amino-acid sequence is MASEQAQPGSDSSPEDSNVPAESPSTAPDAQSSQTEIDVTGTAQEAPTAAETASAETAPSTTAESEQDGVEQVEAGTETSQSEQAKPAQDEESQQEGERVETEGQAAEQANPAQTAFEALESAEHTQEQASTTILRTAPLGGSEQAQEAQSQQQPAQQEPPQQGKDEEAKDEQPTADPFAAFGAASATSLLFHAPAPEDVAAARERAEREREEARLREVQEEEQAEEAEYEDPEPGAGVTSRRRRRRRRGSEDLELIGGDDGDPEQTITRIRTARVVDGSAPTTVQSVKGSTRLEAKKQRRRESRQTGRRRQVITEAEFLARRESVERTMVVRQKNDRIQIGVLEDGILAEHFVSHTQQDSLIGSVYLGKVQNVLPSMEAAFVDIGRGRNAVLYAGEVDWDKASLNGAAKRIENALKPGDPVLVQATKDPVGHKGARLTSQISLPGRYLVFVPGGSMTGISRKLPDVERQRLKKILKDHLPEGAGVIVRTAAEGASEEELTNDINRLRTQWEQIQEKAAQGKTLAPELLYAEPDLTIKTVRDVFNEDFTAMHVQGQEAWDGIEAYVTYVAPDLLDRVHRWDGDEDLFAHYRVDDQIFKALERKVMLPSGGSLVIDRTEAMTVVDVNTGKFTGSGGNLEETVTKNNLEAAEEIVRQLRLRDIGGIVVIDFIDMVLEANRDLVLRRLVECLGRDRTKHQVAEVTSLGLVQMTRKRMGTGLLEVFSEDCEACDGRGVVVHDHPLKGRSSGSSDNRQGRNDRKRSRRLPGAQDEQGPRAEDPEQAKRAQATRSALAAIASASGHDTDSSASAGERTEAASASEPAGDQESQGQRPQESQDSRESGKRRRKRRGKRSRGRGQDGQAPQDQDDQDRSDQAQSDRQDSPQADPAQGQDTGAQAEQGRGESDGRSGQRRQRGERSSGRGGRGRSEAQSGTRSEDETRSLIEARIRAASGEAPEASAPREDAADQSAPEKETDGEATPREASEPKRRDAAQGAQGRRERRSRTARAESQEAAQGASQGEQAAAAQQKRRSRTAAAAQAAPEPVQAPAAPTAPAAQGTATVRDADAEQAAPVRQRARRSRRAAAPAGTPEAPQSAPAAPAASATVTAGSASVVSTSEGASQVTINGEVIELPQGQSAAEALGAGGSSGSQLESLASSLGEREPGAAGPRRRPRRSRRASAPEAAPQAGPAQDGGDASQGERGRS
- the thiM gene encoding hydroxyethylthiazole kinase, with amino-acid sequence MTHSRTLNPSHDASGPVSARMAQLLEQLRSTRPLVQCLTNTVVSNFTANALLALGAAPAMTDIQGEAGPFAEIADGMLINLGTPDPEQRGAMREAAAARQAGGRPWVLDPVAIGSLPIRTALAAELLESRPAVIRGNPSEVLALTGGAGGRGIDTTDAPEAAVQAARQLVSTGCADAVAISGPVDLIVSASGTLRVPHGHELLTQVVGGGCALGSVIAAFAAVAQDPADAAAAGSLVWGLAAEDAADRCQGPGSFAVHLLDALAGLRPEDVAERCRVEAEAAGAPSAADGAAAGAGQAEEAGR
- the thiE gene encoding thiamine phosphate synthase, whose amino-acid sequence is MSPRFDPAALSLYHVTDPQLSRPRSVPEVARLAVEGGTSMIQVRAKDASGRELLELLEAVVSAVDGAAPVVVDDRVECHLAARARGIACDGVHIGQSDLPAEDARRLCGPEAIIGLSAASEAEIAAAAALPPATVDYLGIGAVRATATKPNAPQPLGIDGFARARALSALPAVAIGGIRPEDVAGLMAAGADGVAVVSGICAAADPRLAAQTYRREIQR